From a single Methanofollis sp. W23 genomic region:
- a CDS encoding Ig-like domain-containing protein — MGQIRYWTFLVAFLLLCTGAVAGGEVPQVVVTSADEWVVTGSDNGTDVSATVTGANGNPLPEVGVTFSCDAAIGTLSPLTATTGPDGTATAIFTPGTASGVAEITATVAYDNEGTPAEVSGSYEQKIDHAPPYRLRSLDYESRVSVDTTTGIVFSLEDEYGNLVDARRGAESFRFSVGSPDGTAGFFDGSGYSDDVVLPVGADGFVRAELKAACTAGENVVYIDLPDPVADLYLTFYGIGDGAPSSITASVSPGGTPPYCYADGESWFTITYTMKDQYGNPAGNQNVTITSDIGTKVKATSNSEGQAQVTFGPRDMAGLVTITAVSEEDPAVSCTTVVEFVHTAPTDMLLTANPQTMPSYDVNPDPGGAAEVRAKVIDVKGNPVPGETVTFSLGTVDTGSYKMTDTPGLLETVATTDENGYATVCFRPGGFTTDRDDPDYSSAATGNGVVTAQWGEVTREIALKWVNFPYLSVSTRVDPESGQVAVNETIDVHLDLKGDGWALQPEPIDVVLVIDKSGSMQWEDSSGQVRLVSAKNAASSFIDAMDSRRDRVGLVSFSSSTTIEKGLTDDFSDVKYRLNHLDARGATQLRRGIYEAVRLLQEQGRDDAVKAVIVMTDGDWNYDGSPLAHGTGWKDPYNVAYRFSGNELEANDYRYYDGLGGTLEYNERRIYSYWERRWNTYPYWTCSDGEGTNQNMGLFSRDNGIKLYPITFAYSPGQTVTGTMNELASLTGGFYEHAPGGDELAGIYERIAGELKVEAGVDTSVDLSFKNVEVNGASMPGDDVFEYVHADGISTVIESWIENETGRAVVVPRHTEDQTADWQDDQSLHFDVGTVKLGQTWTTSYRLKVKTEGNINVFGPGSTISFNGGADHLELPDTFISARPNSTDPAFGNVYLDVSNLHRVGTGPVTDFLTLGWDLDYNGTGTVTQEVKYSDDDGHSWTPIKTLSPCTAAEVGAQTAILDVRDLPAGRYTFGVLAKCTEKKEDWVDLGDAGIAIGNGDATKIRLE, encoded by the coding sequence ATGGGTCAGATACGATACTGGACGTTCCTGGTGGCGTTCCTTCTCCTCTGTACCGGGGCCGTAGCCGGGGGGGAGGTTCCCCAGGTCGTCGTCACCTCTGCCGACGAGTGGGTCGTCACTGGCAGCGACAATGGGACTGACGTGAGTGCGACGGTGACCGGTGCCAACGGAAATCCGCTCCCCGAGGTGGGCGTTACCTTCTCCTGCGACGCTGCCATAGGCACTCTATCGCCGCTCACCGCTACCACCGGCCCGGACGGGACGGCGACGGCCATCTTCACGCCGGGGACCGCGAGCGGCGTTGCCGAGATCACCGCCACGGTCGCATATGACAATGAAGGCACGCCTGCTGAAGTCTCGGGCTCCTATGAGCAGAAGATCGACCATGCTCCCCCCTACCGCCTGAGATCTCTTGACTATGAGAGCAGGGTGAGCGTTGACACTACGACCGGGATCGTCTTCTCGCTGGAGGACGAGTATGGCAACCTGGTCGATGCCCGCCGGGGTGCAGAGTCTTTCAGGTTCTCTGTCGGGTCACCGGACGGGACCGCCGGGTTCTTTGATGGGAGTGGGTATAGCGATGATGTTGTCCTGCCGGTGGGTGCGGACGGATTTGTCAGGGCCGAACTGAAGGCTGCCTGTACCGCCGGTGAGAACGTCGTCTATATCGACCTCCCTGACCCGGTGGCAGATCTCTACCTGACCTTCTACGGGATCGGGGATGGAGCCCCCAGTTCGATCACCGCCTCGGTCAGTCCTGGGGGAACCCCTCCCTATTGTTATGCCGACGGGGAGAGCTGGTTTACCATCACCTACACCATGAAGGACCAGTACGGCAACCCTGCCGGGAACCAGAACGTAACGATCACTTCAGACATCGGGACCAAGGTGAAAGCCACCTCCAACTCGGAAGGTCAGGCCCAGGTCACCTTCGGGCCCAGGGACATGGCAGGGCTTGTAACCATCACTGCCGTCTCGGAGGAAGACCCCGCCGTCTCCTGCACGACGGTGGTGGAGTTTGTCCACACCGCCCCGACCGACATGCTCCTCACTGCCAACCCTCAGACGATGCCGAGTTATGACGTGAACCCTGACCCTGGGGGTGCCGCCGAGGTGCGGGCCAAGGTGATCGACGTGAAGGGTAACCCGGTCCCAGGTGAGACGGTCACCTTCTCGCTTGGCACCGTCGACACCGGGTCATACAAGATGACAGACACCCCAGGCCTTCTTGAGACTGTGGCCACCACCGACGAGAACGGGTATGCCACCGTGTGCTTCAGGCCAGGCGGATTTACCACTGACCGCGATGACCCTGATTACAGTTCGGCCGCCACCGGGAATGGGGTGGTCACCGCACAGTGGGGTGAGGTCACCAGGGAGATCGCTCTGAAGTGGGTGAACTTCCCCTACCTTTCGGTCTCCACCAGGGTGGACCCAGAGTCCGGGCAGGTCGCAGTGAACGAGACGATCGATGTGCACCTTGACCTCAAGGGTGACGGGTGGGCCCTTCAGCCTGAACCGATCGATGTGGTACTGGTCATCGATAAGTCGGGGAGCATGCAGTGGGAGGACAGTTCTGGACAGGTCAGGTTGGTCAGTGCGAAAAACGCTGCTTCATCCTTTATCGATGCGATGGACTCGCGACGCGACCGGGTGGGACTTGTTTCCTTTTCATCCTCAACGACCATTGAAAAAGGTCTGACTGATGATTTTTCAGATGTCAAGTATAGGCTGAATCATCTTGATGCGAGAGGTGCGACGCAACTGCGTCGCGGGATCTATGAGGCTGTCAGGCTCCTTCAGGAGCAGGGACGGGACGACGCTGTGAAGGCAGTGATCGTCATGACCGACGGCGACTGGAACTATGACGGCAGCCCACTTGCGCATGGGACCGGGTGGAAAGACCCGTACAATGTGGCGTACCGCTTCTCAGGCAATGAACTGGAGGCAAATGACTATCGGTATTATGATGGTCTGGGTGGGACGCTCGAGTATAATGAGAGGCGGATTTATTCATACTGGGAGAGACGATGGAACACCTATCCCTACTGGACCTGCTCTGACGGTGAGGGGACAAACCAGAATATGGGCCTATTTTCCAGGGACAATGGAATAAAACTCTATCCCATCACCTTTGCCTACAGTCCTGGTCAGACTGTCACCGGCACGATGAATGAACTGGCCTCATTGACCGGGGGGTTCTATGAACATGCTCCTGGCGGCGACGAACTTGCAGGGATCTATGAGCGGATCGCCGGCGAACTCAAGGTCGAGGCCGGGGTCGACACCTCCGTCGATCTCTCATTCAAGAATGTCGAGGTGAATGGGGCCTCGATGCCTGGTGATGATGTCTTTGAGTATGTCCATGCAGATGGCATCTCGACGGTCATCGAGAGCTGGATCGAGAATGAGACCGGTAGGGCGGTGGTGGTCCCGCGGCACACCGAGGACCAGACCGCCGACTGGCAGGACGACCAGTCCCTTCACTTTGATGTCGGGACTGTGAAACTTGGTCAGACCTGGACGACGTCGTACCGCCTCAAGGTCAAGACCGAGGGGAACATCAATGTCTTTGGGCCGGGCTCGACCATCTCCTTTAATGGCGGTGCCGATCACCTTGAACTCCCCGACACCTTCATCTCGGCCCGTCCAAACAGCACTGATCCTGCCTTCGGGAACGTGTACCTCGATGTCTCCAACCTCCACCGGGTCGGCACCGGTCCGGTCACCGACTTCCTCACACTGGGGTGGGATCTTGACTATAATGGGACCGGGACGGTTACGCAGGAAGTGAAATATTCGGATGATGATGGGCATTCCTGGACCCCGATCAAGACGTTGTCGCCGTGTACTGCGGCAGAGGTCGGTGCGCAGACTGCCATACTTGATGTCCGCGACCTCCCTGCGGGCCGATATACCTTTGGGGTGCTTGCAAAGTGCACCGAGAAGAAGGAAGATTGGGTTGATCTTGGTGATGCCGGGATCGCCATCGGCAACGGGGACGCTACCAAGATCAGGCTTGAATAG
- a CDS encoding PEGA domain-containing protein encodes MRSRFTYLIIGVMALALICSAVQATDVDITVKDADDGSYIRGASVYVDGHYEGKTNSDGEFSYEYDGRNRYTLKVTKAGYDDWDDRIDEDERSVVVRMDPGSLDLEIMVYDALTVLPVKSARVDLIGISTSFDDYERTDSSGRVVFEVEDREEYRIEIDADDYMEITREIDIDRDALTLQYWLYPENRFAFRIVDDRSESPIVGASVKVDGKAVGTTGSEGVATTVLDGDGYYDVEVTHPSYSTYSKEIYLGDDAVVEEIALTKSTTSLILSVFDAEKTPVSGAKVVVDGKDIGVTDSFGRIDLDTVVAGTHTFEVSAPGYVAQKETRKIGEGTPDLIFELGRATVPVSVLVENPSHEPMGEVKICVNGAEAGTTSSTGQIALDLAPGTYNITGSMDGYRQVMQETAVTAGSSGESVVLTLEPHGLPLGAIVIILVIVVVVVVIAGAVATGRVDLPNRRQPGRRPPTRRRQF; translated from the coding sequence ATGAGGTCGAGATTCACCTATCTCATCATCGGGGTCATGGCCCTCGCACTGATCTGCAGTGCGGTGCAGGCCACTGACGTCGATATCACGGTAAAGGACGCAGACGACGGGTCGTACATCCGAGGTGCGTCGGTCTATGTCGACGGCCATTATGAGGGCAAGACCAATTCAGACGGCGAGTTCTCATATGAGTACGACGGCAGGAACCGGTACACTCTTAAGGTGACGAAAGCCGGATATGATGACTGGGACGACCGTATCGACGAAGACGAACGTTCGGTCGTCGTCAGAATGGACCCGGGGAGCCTGGACCTTGAGATCATGGTCTACGACGCCCTCACAGTCCTCCCGGTCAAGAGTGCGCGGGTCGATCTCATCGGTATATCGACCTCCTTCGACGACTATGAAAGGACCGATTCCTCGGGCCGAGTGGTCTTTGAGGTCGAAGACAGGGAAGAATACCGGATCGAGATCGATGCCGACGATTATATGGAGATCACTCGCGAGATCGACATAGACCGGGACGCCCTGACCCTCCAGTACTGGCTCTACCCTGAGAACAGGTTTGCCTTCAGGATCGTGGACGACCGGAGCGAGTCCCCGATCGTAGGGGCCAGCGTGAAGGTCGACGGGAAGGCTGTGGGCACGACCGGCAGCGAGGGCGTGGCCACCACCGTCCTGGACGGCGACGGGTATTATGATGTCGAGGTGACCCACCCCTCATATTCGACGTACAGCAAGGAGATCTACCTGGGAGACGATGCGGTCGTCGAGGAGATCGCCCTTACCAAGTCCACCACTTCGCTCATCCTCTCGGTCTTTGACGCCGAGAAGACCCCGGTCTCCGGAGCAAAAGTCGTTGTCGACGGGAAGGACATCGGGGTGACCGACTCCTTTGGCAGGATCGACCTCGACACTGTCGTCGCCGGCACCCACACCTTTGAGGTGAGTGCCCCTGGCTATGTCGCCCAGAAAGAGACCAGGAAGATCGGGGAAGGGACTCCTGACCTGATCTTTGAGCTCGGGCGTGCGACGGTCCCGGTCTCGGTGCTGGTCGAGAACCCCTCCCATGAACCGATGGGCGAGGTGAAGATCTGCGTGAATGGTGCCGAGGCGGGTACGACCTCCTCTACCGGGCAGATCGCCCTCGATCTTGCTCCAGGGACCTACAATATCACAGGATCGATGGACGGCTACCGGCAGGTCATGCAGGAGACCGCGGTGACGGCAGGGTCCTCTGGCGAGTCGGTGGTCCTCACCCTTGAGCCCCATGGCCTGCCTCTGGGTGCCATCGTCATCATCCTTGTCATCGTGGTGGTCGTGGTGGTCATCGCCGGTGCGGTCGCCACCGGTCGGGTCGATCTCCCGAACCGCCGCCAGCCTGGCCGCCGTCCGCCGACAAGGCGCCGGCAGTTCTAA
- a CDS encoding AMP phosphorylase codes for MKLTTRLIDIGNRGVLLNTADAREISVRDGDRVEVKNLATGETVSAFVDTTATILGPGTIGVYRPTQVRVDVLDGADVEVRVADRPASLAYIKKKMDGQRLNKEETYAIIRDVVADDLSPSELTAYIVSTYTNPLDMDEVEYLTRAMVETGEQLSFPSYPIVDKHSIGGVPGNKITLLVVPVVAAAGLKIPKTSSRAITGAGGTADLMEVLAPVSFSAAEVQQMTEKVGGVIVWGGATNIAPADDRFITVEYPFKIDARGQMLASVMAKKYAVGANLVAIDIPVGAQTKVPTAEEGRRLSREFIELGERLGMQVECALTYGESLVGHTIGPKVEVHEALSVLEGATEPSSLIQKSLSIAGIILEMAGKAAPGQGYAVAQEILSSGKALAKMKEIIEVQGGDPKVTADDIIPGTYQYVVNAPTTGYVIELNNRALISLARAAGAPQDQGAGICIHAKKGTRVRAGEPIFTVYADRKWRLQKALEEGRRLMPVVVEGMLLDRVPGRHWTTRGGHQYGE; via the coding sequence ATGAAACTCACGACCAGGCTGATCGACATCGGGAACCGCGGCGTCCTCCTCAACACCGCCGACGCCCGGGAGATCAGCGTGCGGGACGGCGACCGCGTGGAGGTGAAGAACCTGGCCACCGGGGAGACGGTCTCGGCCTTCGTGGACACCACCGCCACCATCCTCGGGCCAGGCACGATCGGGGTCTACCGCCCGACCCAGGTGCGGGTCGACGTCCTCGACGGCGCCGACGTGGAGGTGCGGGTCGCCGACCGCCCTGCAAGCCTTGCCTACATCAAGAAGAAGATGGACGGCCAGCGCCTGAACAAAGAGGAGACCTACGCGATTATAAGGGACGTCGTCGCCGACGACCTCTCCCCCAGCGAACTCACCGCCTACATCGTCTCCACCTACACCAACCCCCTCGACATGGACGAGGTGGAGTACCTCACCAGGGCGATGGTGGAGACCGGCGAACAACTCAGTTTCCCCTCGTACCCGATCGTGGACAAACACTCCATCGGCGGGGTGCCGGGCAACAAGATCACCCTGCTGGTCGTCCCGGTCGTCGCCGCCGCTGGCCTCAAGATCCCAAAGACCAGTTCGCGGGCGATCACCGGCGCCGGCGGCACCGCCGACCTCATGGAAGTGCTTGCCCCGGTGAGTTTCTCCGCCGCCGAGGTGCAGCAGATGACCGAGAAGGTCGGGGGCGTCATCGTCTGGGGCGGGGCGACGAACATTGCCCCTGCCGACGACCGGTTCATCACCGTCGAGTACCCCTTCAAGATCGACGCCAGGGGCCAGATGCTCGCCTCGGTGATGGCCAAGAAGTACGCGGTCGGGGCAAACCTGGTGGCGATCGACATCCCTGTCGGGGCGCAGACCAAGGTCCCGACCGCCGAAGAGGGGCGGCGCCTCTCCCGCGAGTTCATCGAACTCGGTGAACGCCTCGGGATGCAGGTGGAATGCGCCCTCACCTATGGCGAGTCTCTTGTCGGGCATACCATCGGCCCGAAGGTCGAGGTGCACGAGGCCCTCTCAGTCCTCGAAGGGGCGACCGAGCCGAGTTCACTTATTCAGAAGAGTCTCTCTATCGCTGGGATCATCCTGGAGATGGCAGGGAAGGCGGCGCCAGGCCAGGGCTACGCGGTGGCCCAGGAGATCCTCTCCTCCGGCAAGGCCCTTGCCAAGATGAAGGAGATCATCGAGGTCCAGGGCGGAGACCCGAAAGTGACCGCAGATGATATAATTCCTGGCACGTACCAGTACGTGGTAAACGCCCCCACCACCGGGTACGTGATCGAACTGAACAACAGGGCATTGATCAGCCTTGCCAGGGCCGCCGGCGCCCCCCAGGACCAGGGTGCAGGCATCTGCATCCATGCGAAGAAGGGAACACGCGTGCGGGCCGGCGAACCGATCTTTACCGTCTATGCAGACCGGAAATGGCGCCTCCAGAAGGCGCTCGAAGAAGGACGCCGGTTGATGCCGGTCGTCGTCGAGGGGATGCTCCTCGACCGCGTGCCCGGTCGGCACTGGACAACACGAGGTGGACACCAGTATGGAGAGTAA
- a CDS encoding MEMAR_RS02690 family S-layer glycoprotein: protein MKSTSKMMVIAAVFLVAAALLVAPGAARNLTNGDTFFAEENGAELTLDFPEEVGTINRVVRIKDNDFDAPEEINDFKVVDGKITTNLQGADFKDSYFGTYFVDNGTLQKGYKLYFEKPTLKVDVVLANDKSSSVAGKTVTKDNQVFFKVDTGKVGSTHNANVPANYFNLKVELKGEDDGSTITVIPHDGYDQDLKDVDVTQQLLYVGNSTDYDGTDSADGIYLKDLTAQTYAVKAVWTEPLGFDQYAADSTEATFTVSTVDLSIEANKENVVRNNDFSVTVTGNSKTPYFLYIKDASVADNLYPMIKAGQPSVDVLGINENFTDDLKNVNGDDPASAKLADRERATNGTHYPANTAAVIKTNAGGQRTIGFNTYTYTDDKSYTIKVVNPDDSSKYDDIKVKIEEGEVTITAEGSGTYYLGEEIKLSGTNTDNDKVFLFMTGPNLGDENGVSLVNLDAYASNGDYLEREVEGDDTWEYRWDTSAITGGILDAGAYNVYAASRGVADNGLAVTKNNLKGVKYATFNVRLDQPFLTLDDVASTVAQGDDLTVSGVAEGKPDNVRIWIFGKNYRNLGESESVEDDGTFEFEFENTESLATGQYFLVVQHPMTDREFNVRPAPEKGTYVIRDATGSFVNLGKLSASEAANALVDALNSPYCDDTYRKVSFDVAAAVIAIEPVGDQSIGTKFTISGTTNLAVGDDLQVEVSGASFGPAKKTEGTGFASSTGTVTVEKGDGINTWSYEVDASDFKPDQYTVTVESIDADVTASSTFNMIEGPVSPVETETTPSVTTTAPADVTTTAPETTAPPTPGFGALVALVGLGAVAFLVMRRN from the coding sequence ATGAAGAGTACTTCAAAGATGATGGTGATCGCCGCCGTCTTCCTCGTCGCAGCTGCCCTGCTTGTAGCACCGGGCGCCGCGAGGAATCTCACCAATGGTGACACCTTCTTTGCGGAAGAAAATGGGGCTGAACTCACCCTTGACTTCCCAGAAGAAGTTGGGACGATTAACCGTGTGGTAAGGATCAAGGACAACGACTTTGATGCTCCAGAGGAGATCAATGATTTTAAAGTCGTAGATGGCAAGATCACGACCAACCTGCAGGGAGCTGACTTCAAGGACAGCTACTTCGGCACCTATTTCGTCGACAATGGAACCCTGCAGAAGGGCTATAAGCTCTACTTCGAGAAGCCCACGCTGAAGGTCGATGTCGTTCTTGCAAACGACAAGTCGTCCTCGGTCGCAGGCAAGACCGTGACCAAGGACAACCAGGTCTTCTTCAAGGTCGACACCGGGAAGGTCGGGTCTACGCACAATGCGAACGTCCCTGCCAACTACTTCAACCTCAAGGTTGAACTGAAGGGAGAGGATGACGGGTCCACCATCACGGTGATCCCGCATGACGGCTACGATCAGGATCTTAAAGATGTCGATGTGACTCAGCAGTTGCTGTACGTGGGGAACTCCACCGATTACGATGGTACGGACTCTGCTGACGGCATCTACCTCAAGGATCTGACTGCTCAGACCTATGCAGTCAAGGCTGTCTGGACCGAACCTCTCGGCTTTGATCAGTATGCGGCAGATTCCACAGAGGCTACCTTCACCGTCTCCACTGTCGACCTCTCCATTGAGGCCAACAAGGAGAATGTTGTGAGGAACAACGACTTCTCCGTGACTGTCACTGGCAACTCGAAGACTCCATACTTCCTGTACATCAAGGACGCCAGCGTTGCTGACAACCTGTACCCGATGATCAAGGCTGGTCAGCCGAGCGTGGATGTTCTTGGTATCAACGAGAACTTCACCGACGATCTCAAGAATGTCAATGGCGATGACCCTGCTTCTGCAAAGCTTGCCGACAGGGAGCGCGCCACCAACGGTACCCACTACCCGGCCAACACCGCTGCGGTCATTAAGACCAACGCCGGCGGTCAGAGGACCATCGGTTTCAACACCTACACCTACACCGACGACAAGTCGTACACCATCAAGGTCGTCAACCCTGACGACTCTTCCAAGTACGACGATATCAAGGTGAAGATCGAAGAGGGTGAGGTCACCATCACCGCAGAGGGCTCAGGCACCTACTACCTTGGTGAGGAGATCAAGCTCTCAGGCACCAACACCGACAACGACAAGGTCTTCCTCTTCATGACCGGTCCGAACCTCGGTGACGAGAACGGTGTGTCACTTGTTAACCTCGATGCCTACGCCAGCAATGGCGATTACCTGGAGCGCGAGGTTGAGGGCGACGACACCTGGGAATACCGCTGGGATACCTCCGCAATCACTGGCGGCATCCTTGACGCCGGTGCGTACAACGTCTACGCAGCCAGCAGGGGTGTTGCCGACAACGGATTGGCAGTCACCAAGAACAACCTGAAGGGTGTCAAGTACGCAACCTTCAACGTCCGTCTGGACCAGCCGTTCCTCACCCTTGACGACGTGGCCAGCACGGTTGCCCAGGGCGACGACCTCACCGTGAGCGGTGTCGCCGAGGGTAAGCCTGACAACGTCAGGATCTGGATCTTCGGGAAGAACTACCGCAACCTCGGCGAGTCTGAGTCTGTTGAGGACGACGGCACCTTCGAGTTTGAGTTCGAGAACACCGAGTCCCTTGCCACCGGGCAGTACTTCCTCGTGGTCCAGCACCCGATGACTGACCGTGAGTTCAATGTCCGGCCTGCTCCTGAAAAGGGCACGTACGTGATCAGGGACGCCACCGGTAGCTTTGTCAACCTCGGCAAGCTTTCCGCTTCCGAAGCTGCAAATGCACTGGTTGACGCTCTCAACTCACCGTACTGTGATGACACCTACAGGAAGGTCTCCTTCGATGTAGCCGCTGCGGTCATCGCCATTGAGCCTGTCGGCGACCAGTCGATCGGCACCAAGTTCACCATCAGCGGCACCACCAACCTCGCGGTCGGCGACGACCTGCAGGTTGAAGTGAGCGGCGCTTCCTTTGGTCCTGCCAAGAAGACTGAGGGTACCGGCTTTGCGTCCTCCACCGGCACTGTGACGGTTGAGAAGGGCGACGGGATCAACACCTGGTCCTACGAAGTCGATGCCTCTGACTTCAAGCCTGACCAGTATACTGTCACCGTCGAGTCCATCGACGCTGACGTGACCGCAAGCTCGACCTTCAACATGATCGAGGGTCCTGTCTCGCCAGTCGAGACCGAGACCACCCCGAGCGTAACCACCACGGCTCCGGCCGATGTGACCACCACTGCCCCTGAGACCACGGCTCCGCCGACCCCAGGCTTTGGTGCACTCGTGGCCCTTGTCGGCCTTGGTGCAGTTGCGTTCCTGGTCATGCGTAGGAACTAA
- a CDS encoding TIM barrel protein, with protein MKRLYLVGAGVRSDDEKTFPALAAMYHAGEIDHIQVQINPEEQRTFRQHIETIASGGVKIVIHAPHHGHGLNPCAPTAYETWSEADAQAWIELALAETAEAADLTGAETIVLHPGRYLPGRREEAAATFETFLDEYFDPRFVLENLPSVHTDYPLLGNTADDLKALGGGRIRGYCLDFAHLFCTANYLRVPYADLLAPFADLPLRLFHLSNSRKNSITDEHLALDHPDGGLNFTEVIPFIAAHPEIETSLEYKENDPRVYVKQLRAFDTLYRLHTRSR; from the coding sequence ATGAAACGGCTGTATCTGGTCGGGGCCGGGGTCCGCTCTGACGACGAGAAGACATTCCCCGCCCTGGCAGCGATGTATCATGCAGGCGAGATCGACCATATCCAGGTCCAGATCAACCCGGAAGAACAGCGGACTTTCAGGCAGCATATCGAGACGATCGCCTCGGGCGGGGTCAAGATCGTCATCCATGCCCCTCACCACGGCCACGGACTCAACCCCTGCGCGCCGACGGCCTACGAGACCTGGAGCGAGGCCGATGCACAGGCCTGGATCGAACTCGCCCTTGCAGAGACGGCCGAGGCCGCGGACCTGACCGGGGCGGAGACGATCGTCCTCCACCCCGGGCGGTACCTGCCTGGCAGACGAGAAGAGGCGGCGGCGACCTTCGAGACCTTCCTTGACGAATACTTCGACCCCAGGTTTGTGCTCGAAAACCTCCCGTCAGTCCACACCGACTACCCCCTCCTCGGCAACACCGCCGACGACCTGAAGGCCCTGGGCGGGGGGCGAATACGCGGCTACTGCCTCGACTTTGCCCACCTCTTCTGCACGGCAAATTATCTCAGGGTCCCGTACGCAGACCTCCTCGCCCCCTTCGCCGACCTACCCCTCCGCCTCTTCCACCTTTCCAACAGCAGAAAAAACTCGATCACCGACGAACACCTCGCCCTCGACCACCCCGACGGGGGCCTCAACTTCACCGAGGTCATCCCCTTCATCGCCGCGCACCCCGAGATCGAGACAAGCCTGGAATACAAGGAGAACGACCCCAGGGTCTATGTGAAGCAACTCAGGGCCTTTGACACCCTGTACCGGTTACATACCCGGTCCCGTTAA